The Micromonospora krabiensis genome window below encodes:
- a CDS encoding prephenate dehydrogenase, which produces MVEQPRVAVVGTGLIGGSILLRLHAVHPDVTGWDPDPRTRAEGRERGIDLPDELADAVRDRDLVFLAGPLPSLPETLLTVAKHSGEHCVVTDVGSTKGGVARFAVEHGLSGRFVPGHPMAGTERSGLTSADPTLFDGAAWVLCPAADGIVPFRMLVGLLVNVFAARVVPMSPTVHDSVVALSSHIPHLLAGSLAGAVSGSEIRDAVLGLAAGSFRDGTRVAGTPARRTADMLFQNREQVVRQLGQVSAFLDGLADALRRDDLDALVRHYRRAQGLRDALRDRDLRACRQEFPTDGDHVAELAYLLELGAAGGYLTGCRIEDGVVTYVGHRPATADPA; this is translated from the coding sequence ATGGTGGAGCAGCCCAGGGTCGCCGTGGTGGGCACCGGCCTCATCGGCGGCTCGATCCTGCTCCGGCTGCACGCGGTCCACCCGGATGTCACCGGTTGGGACCCGGACCCGCGGACCCGGGCGGAGGGGCGCGAGCGGGGAATCGATCTTCCCGACGAGCTGGCCGACGCCGTCCGGGACCGGGACCTCGTGTTCCTGGCCGGCCCCCTCCCGAGTCTCCCGGAGACCCTGCTGACCGTCGCCAAGCACAGCGGTGAGCACTGCGTGGTCACCGATGTCGGCAGCACGAAGGGCGGGGTCGCCCGCTTCGCCGTCGAGCACGGGCTGAGCGGCCGGTTCGTCCCGGGCCACCCGATGGCGGGCACCGAGCGCTCCGGGCTGACCTCCGCCGACCCGACGCTCTTCGACGGCGCCGCCTGGGTGCTCTGCCCGGCCGCCGACGGGATCGTGCCGTTCCGGATGCTCGTGGGTCTCCTCGTCAACGTCTTCGCGGCCCGGGTGGTGCCGATGTCGCCGACGGTGCACGACTCGGTGGTGGCGCTGTCGTCGCACATTCCCCACCTGCTGGCGGGCAGCCTCGCCGGGGCGGTCTCCGGCTCGGAGATCCGCGACGCGGTGCTCGGTCTGGCGGCGGGGAGCTTCCGCGACGGCACGCGGGTGGCCGGCACCCCGGCGAGGCGGACCGCCGACATGCTGTTCCAGAACCGGGAGCAGGTGGTCCGACAGCTCGGGCAGGTCAGCGCCTTCCTCGACGGGCTGGCCGACGCGCTGCGCCGGGACGACCTGGACGCGCTGGTCCGGCACTACCGGCGGGCGCAGGGCCTGCGGGACGCGCTGCGTGACCGGGACCTGCGGGCGTGCCGGCAGGAGTTCCCGACCGACGGCGACCACGTCGCGGAGCTGGCGTACCTGCTGGAGCTGGGGGCGGCCGGGGGTTACCTGACCGGCTGCCGGATCGAGGACGGCGTCGTGACGTACGTCGGGCACCGTCCGGCGACGGCGGACCCGGCGTGA
- a CDS encoding SIMPL domain-containing protein has translation MVDGPVVTVRGEAYREVAPELARFTVTATARDRDRETTLTRLAERAAAVRVLLDGYGPAIARRETGDLRVRPETRRATERVVAWHGAVTTTVTVTDFATLGELMLRLADQDQVEVAGPWWSLRPDSPAHREARHAAIGDAVARAREYAEALGARVTALIELADTGVERPMLARMAYAEAGGGPPELDLDPQTQTVQAAVQARFAITAPVLD, from the coding sequence ATGGTGGACGGCCCGGTGGTGACGGTGCGCGGTGAGGCCTACCGGGAGGTGGCGCCGGAGCTGGCCCGGTTCACGGTCACCGCGACCGCGCGCGACCGCGACCGCGAGACCACCCTGACCAGGCTGGCCGAACGCGCCGCCGCTGTCCGGGTGTTGCTCGACGGCTACGGGCCGGCGATCGCCCGGCGGGAGACCGGTGACCTGCGGGTGCGGCCCGAGACCCGGCGGGCCACCGAGCGGGTGGTGGCCTGGCACGGCGCGGTCACGACCACCGTCACGGTCACCGACTTCGCCACGCTCGGCGAGCTGATGCTCCGGCTCGCCGACCAGGACCAGGTCGAGGTGGCCGGGCCCTGGTGGTCACTGCGCCCCGACAGCCCGGCGCACCGGGAGGCCCGGCACGCCGCGATCGGCGACGCCGTCGCCCGCGCCCGGGAGTACGCGGAGGCGCTCGGCGCCCGGGTCACCGCCCTGATCGAGCTCGCCGACACCGGCGTGGAGCGGCCGATGCTGGCCCGGATGGCCTACGCGGAGGCGGGCGGCGGCCCGCCGGAGCTGGACCTGGACCCGCAGACGCAGACCGTGCAGGCCGCGGTGCAGGCACGGTTCGCCATCACAGCGCCGGTTCTCGACTGA
- a CDS encoding nucleoside/nucleotide kinase family protein, producing MPAAQMLSVEELVERARALAEAGPRQLLGIAGAPGAGKSTLAQRIVAEVGPSARLVPMDGFHLAQVELHRLGRTGRKGAADTFDANGFVSLLRRLHRLEPTSVYAPAFRRDLEEPIAGAIEVPPEVRLVVTEGNYLLLTETPWDEVRSLLHEAWFLDLDAELRVRRLTARHEAYGRTPAEARAWALGSDETNATLVAGTAGRADLVVRLADGLPG from the coding sequence ATGCCGGCCGCGCAGATGCTCTCCGTCGAGGAGTTGGTCGAGCGGGCCCGCGCCCTGGCCGAAGCCGGCCCGCGTCAGCTGCTCGGCATCGCCGGCGCGCCGGGCGCCGGCAAGTCCACGCTGGCCCAGCGGATCGTCGCCGAGGTCGGCCCGTCCGCGCGGCTGGTGCCGATGGACGGCTTCCACCTCGCGCAGGTCGAGCTGCACCGGCTCGGCCGCACCGGGCGCAAGGGCGCGGCCGACACGTTCGACGCGAACGGCTTCGTGAGCCTGCTGCGCCGGCTGCACCGGCTGGAACCCACCTCGGTCTACGCGCCGGCGTTCCGCCGCGACCTGGAGGAGCCGATCGCCGGGGCGATCGAGGTCCCGCCGGAGGTGCGGCTGGTGGTGACCGAGGGCAACTACCTGCTGCTGACGGAGACGCCGTGGGACGAGGTGCGGTCCCTGCTGCACGAGGCGTGGTTCCTCGACCTGGACGCGGAGCTGCGGGTGCGCCGGCTCACCGCCCGGCACGAGGCGTACGGGCGGACGCCGGCCGAGGCGCGGGCCTGGGCGTTGGGCAGCGACGAGACCAACGCGACGCTGGTGGCCGGCACGGCCGGGCGCGCCGACCTGGTGGTCCGGCTAGCCG